A single genomic interval of Oryza sativa Japonica Group chromosome 7, ASM3414082v1 harbors:
- the LOC4343478 gene encoding cysteine-rich receptor-like protein kinase 6, producing the protein MATFARHRVLLCRLAAALLLAPVAAAQPWQFCGQGGNYSANGTYQSNLAGLSATLPKNASASRTLFAKDSLGAVPDIVYALALCRGDVANATACESCVATAFQDAQQLCPYDKDAFIVYDLCYLAFSNRNILAAAADDDGSPRFLMNTQNASAPAEVFDAAVATLLNATSSYAAENSSRRFATGEEAFDAAAATPTIYGLSQCTPDMSPDDCRSCLGRIIALIPRYLSRRKGGRAIGMRCNFRYEVGPFFAGGSMLRLPAPANSTPTAPTGGRKKNKSGTALAIALPLVVILLATVVICLSVQRWRKRSRSKQQSSYSIQMAEDIESTDSLFIDLSTLRAATGNFSESNRIGEGGFGSVYKGVLPSGEEIAVKRLSMSSGQGIEELKNELVLVAKLQQKNLVRLVGVCLQEHEKLLVYEYMPNRSIDTILFDLEKRKELDWGKRFRIINGIARALQYLHEDSQLRIIHRDLKASNVLLDSDYNPKISDFGLARLFEGDQTREVTSRVVGTYGYMAPEYAMRGHYSVKSDVFSFGILMIEIVTGRRSSGSYSFDQSYDLLSRVWEHWTMGTILEMMDPSLTSHAPRDQMLKCIHIGLLCVQDNPADRPMMSTVNIMLSSNTVSLQSPSKPSFFIPKSGTDSNIYSESYPQTSQPTHRSGMMSVNDVSVTELEPR; encoded by the exons ATGGCCACCTTTGCGCGCCACCGCGTCCTCCtctgccgcctcgccgcggcgctcctcctcgctccggtggcggcggcccagCCGTGGCAGTTCTGCGGGCAGGGCGGCAACTACTCGGCGAACGGCACCTACCAGTCCAACCTCGCCGGGCTCTCCGCCACCCTCCCCAAGAACGCCTCCGCGTCCCGGACGCTCTTCGCCAAGGACAGCCTCGGCGCCGTCCCGGACATCGTCTACGCGCTCGCGCTCTGCCGCGGCGACGTCGCCAACGCCACCGCCTGCGAGTCCTGCGTCGCCACGGCGTTCCAGGACGCGCAGCAGCTGTGCCCCTACGACAAGGACGCGTTCATCGTCTACGACCTCTGCTACCTCGCCTTCTCCAACAGGaacatcctcgccgccgccgccgacgacgacgggagcCCCAGGTTCCTGATGAACACGCAGAACGCGAGCGCGCCGGCGGAGGtgttcgacgccgccgtcgccaccctccTCAACGCCACCAGCAGCTACGCGGCGGAGAACTCGTCCAGGCGGTTCGCCACGGGGGAGGAGGCcttcgatgccgccgccgctactccGACCATCTACGGGCTGTCCCAGTGCACGCCGGACATGTCGCCGGACGACTGCCGGAGCTGCCTCGGGCGCATAATCGCGCTGATCCCTCGGTACCTCAGCCGGAGGAAGGGCGGGAGGGCTATCGGGATGCGCTGCAATTTCAGGTACGAGGTGGGTCCTTTCTTCGCCGGAGGCTCGATGCTGCGGCTCCCGGCGCCGGCGAACTCGACGCCGACGGCGCCAACCGGAG gaagaaagaaaaataaaagtggCACAGCTCTAGCCATTGCATTGCCCCTAGTTGTTATATTGTTGGCTACGGTTGTCATTTGTCTTTCTGTTCAGAGGTGGAGAAAAAGATCAAGGTCAAAACAGCAATCTTCAT ATTCAATTCAAATGGCGGAGGACATTGAAAGCACGGATTCACTTTTTATCGATCTATCAACACTGCGTGCTGCAACGGGTAACTTTTCTGAGAGCAATAGGATTGGTGAAGGAGGATTTGGTTCAGTTTATAAG GGCGTCCTTCCTAGTGGTGAAGAGATAGCTGTAAAGAGGCTCTCTATGAGTTCAGGACAAGGAATAGAAGAGCTAAAAAATGAGCTTGTTTTGGTTGCTAAACTTCAGCAGAAGAATCTTGTTAGGCTTGTTGGTGTCTGCTTGCAAGAACATGAGAAATTGCTTGTGTATGAATACATGCCCAATAGAAGTATCGACACCATTCTATTTG ATCTTGAGAAAAGGAAGGAGTTAGACTGGGGAAAAAGATTTAGgataataaatggaattgctcGCGCATTACAGTATCTTCATGAAGATTCTCAACTGAGAATAATTCACCGAGACCTCAAAGCAAGCAATGTTTTATTAGACTCCGATTATAACCCTAAGATTTCAGACTTTGGCTTGGCAAGACTATTTGAGGGTGATCAAACAAGGGAAGTCACAAGCCGTGTGGTAGGAACATA TGGATATATGGCACCAGAGTACGCGATGCGTGGCCACTATTCTGTAAAATCAGACGTCTTTAGCTTTGGCATATTGATGATAGAAATTGTGACAGGAAGAAGAAGCAGTGGTTCATATAGCTTTGATCAATCATATGATCTCCTAAGCCGT GTAtgggagcactggaccatgggAACAATTTTGGAGATGATGGATCCCTCTCTTACAAGCCATGCTCCTCGAGACCAGATGCTCAAGTGTATTCACATTGGGCTACTGTGTGTTCAAGATAACCCAGCAGATCGACCTATGATGTCAACAGTGAATATCATGCTTAGCAGCAACACAGTGTCTCTTCAATCCCCATCCAAGCCATCATTTTTCATTCCCAAGAGTGGTACAGACTCAAATATATACTCGGAATCATACCCACAAACTTCCCAACCGACCCATAGGTCTGGGATGATGTCAGTTAATGATGTGTCTGTTACAGAGCTTGAACCAAGATAA
- the LOC4343479 gene encoding cysteine-rich receptor-like protein kinase 6: protein MAHRAGCLSMLLTAAVVLLALAPRGAAYPWQVCGTTGNFTANSTYQANLDAVAAALPRNISSSPDLFATAMVGAVPEQVSALALCRGDANATECSGCLATAFQDVQNMCAYDKDAAIYYDPCILYYSNVPFLSSVDNAASTSRVNLQNVTSDPGRFNGMVAALVNATADYAAHNSTRRYASGEAVLDRESEFPKVYSWAQCTPDLTPAQCGDCLAAIIAKLPRLFTNRIGGRVLGVRCSYRYEVNPFLNGLVMVHLTAPPIPTASPPAAAAAAAGEGKDYNVPRLVLAILLPTIAALVLINILVWLCFWRRMERLRSGATQPYSSNSAESENISSVESMLIDISTLRAATGCFAERNKLGEGGFGAVYKGTLPDGDEIAVKRLSKSSAQGVGELKNELALVAKLQHKNLVRLVGVCLEQEERLLVYEFVPNRSLDQILFDADKRQQLDWGKRYKIINGIARGLQYLHEDSQLKVVHRDLKASNILLDMNMNPKISDFGLARLFGRDQTQGVTNLVIGTYGYMSPEYAMRGNYSLKSDVFSFGVMVLEIVTGKKNNDCYNSLQSEDLLTLVWEQWTARAVSEAVDPVMGGGFSWSDVMRCIHIGLLCVQENPADRPVMSSVVMMLGSDTVSLRAPSKPAFCARRNGGTGGAGASSGGTSSGTSTAASVQGK, encoded by the exons ATGGCGCATCGCGCTGGCTGCCTCTCGATGCtgctcaccgccgccgtcgtgctgcTGGCGCTGGCGCCGCGTGGCGCGGCGTACCCGTGGCAGGTGTGCGGCACGACGGGCAACTTCACGGCCAACAGCACGTACCAGGCcaacctcgacgccgtcgcggcggcgctgccccGGAACATCTCGTCGTCGCCGGACCTCTTCGCGACCGCCATGGTGGGCGCCGTGCCGGAGCAGGTGTCGGCGCTGGCGCTGTGCCGCGGGGACGCCAACGCCACGGAGTGCTCCGGCTGCCTCGCCACGGCGTTCCAGGACGTGCAGAACATGTGCGCCTACGACAAGGACGCCGCCATCTACTACGACCCTTGCATCCTCTACTACTCCAAcgtccccttcctctcctccgtcGACAACGCCGCCTCGACGAGCCGCGTCAACCTGCAGAACGTCACGTCGGACCCGGGCAGGTTCAACGGCATGGTGGCGGCGCTGGTGAACGCCACCGCCGACTACGCCGCGCACAACTCCACCCGCCGGTACGCGTCCGGCGAGGCCGTCCTCGACAGGGAGTCGGAGTTCCCCAAGGTGTACAGCTGGGCGCAGTGCACGCCGGACCTGACGCCGGCGCAGTGCGGCGACTGCCTCGCCGCCATCATAGCCAAGCTGCCGAGGTTGTTCACGAACCGCATCGGCGGCAGGGTTCTTGGAGTCAGGTGCAGCTACCGGTACGAGGTAAACCCCTTCCTCAATGGCCTGGTGATGGTGCATCTGACTGCGCCACCGATTCCGACAGCAtcaccgcccgccgctgccgcggcggcggccggagaag GGAAAGATTACAATGTTCCTCGCTTGGTTCTAGCAATTTTGCTGCCTACTATAGCAGCTTTAGTGCTAATCAACATTCTAGTTTGGCTCTGCTTCTGGAGGAGGATGGAGAGGCTACGATCAGGAGCAACTCAGCCAT ATTCCAGCAACTCTGCTGAATCGGAGAATATTTCAAGTGTGGAGTCGATGCTTATCGACATTTCGACTTTACGAGCTGCTACAGGGTGTTTTGCAGAACGCAACAAGCTTGGCGAAGGTGGATTTGGTGCAGTGTACAAG GGTACTCTGCCTGATGGCGATGAAATAGCAGTGAAGAGATTATCGAAGAGTTCAGCACAAGGAGTGGGAGAGCTGAAGAACGAGCTCGCATTGGTTGCAAAGCTCCAGCACAAGAATCTTGTCAGGCTTGTCGGTGTCTGCCTGGAGCAAGAGGAGAGGCTTCTCGTCTATGAGTTTGTTCCCAACCGCAGCCTCGATCAGATCCTCTTTG ACGCCGACAAGCGTCAACAGCTTGATTGGGGAAAGAGGTACAAGATCATCAACGGCATTGCTCGTGGCCTGCAATACCTCCACGAGGACTCGCAGCTCAAGGTAGTCCACCGTGATCTCAAAGCGAGCAACATCTTGCTCGACATGAACATGAACCCGAAGATCTCTGACTTTGGGCTCGCGAGGCTCTTCGGGCGAGACCAGACGCAGGGGGTCACCAACCTCGTCATCGGCACATA TGGGTACATGTCACCGGAATATGCGATGCGAGGCAACTACTCCCTCAAGTCCGACGTGTTCAGCTTCGGCGTCATGGTGCTGGAGATCGTGACGGGGAAGAAGAACAACGACTGCTACAACTCCCTGCAATCCGAAGACCTCTTAACCCTT GTGTGGGAGCAGTGGACGGCGAGGGCGGTGTCGGAGGCGGTCGACCCGGTGATGGGCGGCGGTTTCTCGTGGAGCGACGTGATGCGGTGCATCCACATCGGTCTGCTCTGCGTGCAGGAGAACCCTGCGGATCGGCCGGTGATGTCGTCGGTGGTGATGATGCTCGGCAGCGACACGGTGTCGCTCAGGGCGCCGTCCAAGCCGGCGTTCTGTGCCAGGAGGAACGGCGGCACCGGCGGTGCCGGTGCCAGCTCGGGGGGCACGTCGTCTGgtacgtcgacggcggcgtcggtgcaAGGCAAGTAA
- the LOC4343480 gene encoding cysteine-rich receptor-like protein kinase 6, whose translation MLAVVVVVVAVLLPLAAAQQTMQFSSCASGAYAANSTYEANLAVLAAALPGNASTAAAAGYATATVGAVPDQVSALALCRGDANATACRACVAASFRVARRDCPSSKDATTYQDGCIVRFSDQRFLDFVGVNSPVSELYSDADSNITAVPVAWFNAAVVALMNATVDTAVAAGSGSNNTKKYFATAVEDFDPKHYPKIYGMAQCAPVMTAAQCRSCLGGFVSSIPWFLNGKPGGRVLGIWCNLRYSVKPFYQGQPMLQISAPPEPPPPAMPSLAAPPTRTARRRRVAGISAGVACFVVLMLILSAYAFIRFKRKKAAKKDNLLKKMARGKCTIFDLATLKEATENFSEKHKLGEGGFGTVYKGKLPDGQEIAVKKLIESCGHGLNQLHNEVLVLAELQHKNLVRLQGFCVHKDEMLLVYEYIKNGSLDNFLFAHASRGNALSWDQQYNIIFGIAKGIMYLHEDSSIRIIHRDLKANNILLDEDMDPKIADFGLARLIGGGHTHTKTTRIVGTYGYMAPEYAIHGNVSPKIDIFSFGVLVLEIVTKRKNCSYGDGTTDTVNLLSDVWSYWTEGVISQVIDQSLEGHFRNQALRCIHIGLLCVQSDPDDRPDIPSVIFMLTRDNMELQPPTEPAFFFNGNSNSASQTSDQRVYVYDRSGKIYEEDISANGITLTDIYPR comes from the exons ATGCTCGCAGTTgtagtcgtcgtcgttgccgtgctgctgccgctcgccgcggcgcaGCAGACCATGCAGTTCTCGTCATGCGCCAGCGGCGCCTACGCGGCGAACAGCACGTACGAGGCGAACCTCGCCGtcctcgcggcggcgctccCGGGCAACGcgtccaccgcggcggcggccggctacGCCACGGCCACCGTCGGCGCGGTGCCCGACCAGGTGTCCGCGCTGGCGCTGTGCCGCGGCGACGCGAACGCCACGGCGTGCCGCGCGTGCGTCGCGGCGTCGTTCCGCGTCGCGCGGCGGGACTGCCCCAGCAGCAAGGACGCCACCACCTACCAGGACGGCTGCATCGTCCGCTTCTCCGACCAGCGGTTCCTCGACTTCGTCGGCGTGAACTCGCCGGTCAGCGAGCTCTACTCCGACGCCGACAGCAACATCACGGCCGTCCCGGTGGCCTGGTtcaacgccgccgtcgtcgcgctgATGAACGCGACGGTGGACACGGCCGTGgccgccggcagcggcagcaacaACACCAAGAAGTACTTCGCCACGGCGGTGGAGGACTTCGACCCGAAGCACTACCCGAAGATTTACGGGATGGCGCAGTGCGCGCCGGTGATGACGGCGGCGCAGTGCCGGAGCTGCCTCGGCGGCTTCGTCTCGTCGATCCCATGGTTCTTGAACGGGAAGCCCGGAGGGAGAGTTCTTGGGATTTGGTGCAACCTGAGGTACAGCGTGAAGCCGTTCTATCAGGGCCAGCCAATGCTGCAGATTTCTGCGCCGccggagccaccgccgccggccatgccTTCACTTGCTGCTCCGCCGACTAGAACAG CGAGGAGAAGGAGAGTTGCAGGGATCTCTGCAGGCGTCGCTTGCTTCGTTGTCTTGATGTTGATACTGTCAGCTTATGCTTTCATTCGTTTCAAGAGAAAGAAGGCTGCAAAGAAAGACAACT TATTGAAGAAAATGGCAAGAGGAAAATGCACGATCTTTGATTTGGCTACACTGAAAGAGGCAACTGAGAACTTCTCAGAGAAGCATAAGCTTGGAGAAGGCGGATTTGGTACTGTATATAAG GGAAAATTACCAGACGGCCAAGAAATAGCAGTAAAGAAGCTCATAGAAAGTTGTGGGCATGGACTGAATCAGCTACACAATGAAGTGCTGGTGTTGGCAGAGCTTCAGCACAAGAACCTTGTTAGGCTACAGGGGTTTTGCGTCCATAAGGATGAGATGTTGCTTGTTTATGAATACATAAAAAATGGGAGCCTCGACAACTTTTTATTTG CACATGCTAGTAGAGGAAATGCACTAAGTTGGGACCAACAGTACAACATCATTTTTGGAATTGCCAAGGGAATAATGTACCTTCACGAGGACTCAAGCATAAGGATCATCCACAGAGACCTTAAAGCTAACAATATTCTGCTTGATGAGGATATGGATCCAAAAATTGCAGACTTTGGACTAGCAAGACTGATAGGAGGAGGTCATACTCACACAAAGACAACTAGAATTGTTGGAACATA CGGATATATGGCACCAGAGTATGCAATACATGGAAATGTGTCACCAAAGATTGACATTTTCAGCTTTGGCGTGCTGGTACTTGAAATTGTAACCAAGAGAAAGAACTGCAGCTATGGCGATGGCACCACTGACACAGTGAATCTCCTAAGTGAT GTATGGAGTTACTGGACCGAAGGTGTGATTTCACAGGTAATTGACCAATCACTTGAAGGGCACTTTCGAAACCAGGCGCTAAGATGCATCCACATTGGGCTGCTGTGTGTCCAATCAGATCCTGACGACAGGCCGGACATTCCATCAGTCATTTTCATGCTGACCAGGGATAACATGGAGCTTCAGCCACCAACAGAGCCTGCATTCTTCTTCAACGGAAACTCGAACTCAGCTTCTCAAACATCTGACCAGCGCGTCTATGTGTACGATCGGTCTGGTAAGATCTATGAAGAGGATATCTCTGCGAATGGGATCACACTTACTGACATATATCCTAGATAA
- the LOC4343481 gene encoding cysteine-rich receptor-like protein kinase 6, translating to MMLAGYGILAVVLVLLPPSATPAGIADCDLGVGNTYVGNSTFEANLNHLAAELPGNVSTAHTGGFAVATVGADPDQVFALALCRGDVNATACRACVAAAFVDGKNACPGINGVTVYEDACVVRFSGQRFMDFLSPDQWQVTEMIWVPEQASESVNAPAVGWFNAAIAKILAALVDHAVATATGNNSTTKKYFATGEEDFDPNIYGFAQCVPDLTQEQCKECLNTFLFQAKQVYFGKSLSWVGMNSVWCRLMYSVRPFYGGRAMLQLSAPPPPAAEAPVLSLEPGAGKKKSAAGIAAVVASSVVVLLILSFFAVVLFRRRSKVTETDHQLRKITRAQCLIFDLPALQEATDNFSDNNKLGEGGYGIVYKGVLSDGQEVAVKKLLGTSEHGLDQLQNEVLLLAELQHKNLVKLQGFCLHQGETLLVYEYVKNGSLDNFLFDTSRGNTPNWEQLYNIIFGIAKGILYLHEDSSLRIIHRDLKSNNILLGEDMEPKIADFGLARLLEEGHTNTRTTRIVGTFGYMAPEYAIHGNVSTKIDVLSFGVLVLEIVTGRRNLNSDDHDRGNLLSDVWNCWTKGTVTQLIDQSLEEQFRRQALRCIHIGLLCVQSDPDDRPHMSSVIFMLSRENMNLQPPAQPAFFFDGDSNSCSQPFEQPVYNRPNAIYEEDISVNRMTVTDIYPR from the exons ATGATGCTCGCCGGCTATGGCATCCTCGCCGTTGTCCTCGTCctcctgccgccgtcggccacgcCGGCTGGGATCGCTGACTGCGACCTCGGCGTCGGCAACACGTACGTGGGCAACAGCACGTTCGAGGCGAACCTGAACCACCTCGCCGCGGAGCTCCCCGGCAACGTCTCCACGGCGCATACCGGCGGCTTCGCGGTCGCCACCGTCGGCGCGGATCCCGACCAGGTGTTCGCGCTGGCGCTCTGCCGCGGCGACGTGAACGCCACAGCCTGCCGCGCGTGCGTCGCGGCGGCGTTCGTCGACGGGAAGAATGCTTGCCCCGGCATCAATGGCGTCACCGTGTACGAGGACGCCTGCGTAGTTCGCTTCTCCGGCCAGAGGTTCATGGATTTCCTCAGTCCGGATCAGTGGCAGGTCACCGAGATGAT TTGGGTTCCCGAGCAAGCCTCGGAGAGCGTCAATGCGCCGGCGGTTGGCTGGTTCAACGCCGCCATCGCGAAGATCCTCGCCGCCCTGGTCGACCACGCCGTGGCCACGGCGACGGGCAACAACTCGACCACCAAGAAGTATTTCGCCACGGGTGAGGAGGACTTCGACCCCAACATCTACGGGTTCGCGCAGTGCGTGCCGGACCTGACGCAGGAGCAGTGCAAGGAATGCCTCAACACCTTCCTTTTTCAAGCAAAACAAGTGTACTTTGGCAAGAGCCTTAGCTGGGTTGGTATGAATTCGGTGTGGTGCAGACTGATGTATAGTGTGCGGCCGTTCTACGGAGGCCGGGCGATGCTGCAGCTgtcggcgccaccaccaccagcagccgAGGCTCCGGTTCTATCTCTAGAGCCTGGAGCAG GGAAGAAAAAGAGTGCAGCTGGAATCGCTGCCGTCGTCGCTTCTTCAGTTGTGGTATTGTTGATCCTTTCATTTTTTGCAGTTGTTCTCTTCAGGAGAAGGTCCAAGGTTACTGAGACTGACCACC AGTTGAGGAAGATAACAAGAGCACAATGCTTGATTTTTGACCTGCCAGCTCTGCAAGAGGCAACGGATAACTTCTCGGACAATAATAAGCTCGGAGAAGGTGGTTATGGTATTGTATACAAG GGAGTACTCTCAGATGGACAAGAAGTAGCAGTGAAGAAACTTTTGGGAACAAGTGAGCATGGATTGGATCAGCTACAAAATGAGGTGTTGTTATTGGCAGAGCTTCAACACAAGAACCTTGTTAAGCTACAAGGGTTTTGCTTGCATCAGGGGGAAACACTGCTTGTTTATGAATACGTCAAGAACGGGAGCCTGGATAACTTTCTATTCG ATACCAGTAGGGGAAACACACCAAACTGGGAGCAACTGTACAACATCATTTTTGGAATTGCCAAGGGAATATTGTATCTTCACGAGGACTCAAGCTTGAGGATCATTCACCGAGACCTGAAATCAAACAACATCCTACTTGGGGAGGACATGGAACCAAAAATTGCAGATTTTGGATTGGCAAGGCTACTAGAAGAAGGTCATACTAATACTCGGACAACTAGAATTGTTGGAACATT CGGTTATATGGCACCTGAGTACGCAATACACGGAAATGTGTCAACCAAGATCGATGTTTTAAGTTTTGGTGTGTTGGTCCTTGAAATTGTAACAGGGAGAAGGAACCTCAATTCTGACGATCATGATCGCGGGAATCTCCTTAGTGAT GTCTGGAATTGCTGGACAAAAGGGACGGTTACACAACTAATTGACCAATCACTTGAAGAGCAATTCCGAAGACAAGCACTGCGATGCATTCATATCGGGCTGCTGTGTGTCCAGTCAGATCCTGATGACAGGCCTCACATGTCATCTGTCATTTTCATGTTGAGTAGGGAAAACATGAATCTTCAGCCACCGGCACAACCTGCATTCTTCTTTGATGGAGACTCAAACTCATGTTCTCAACCCTTTGAGCAACCCGTGTATAATCGGCCTAATGCAATCTATGAAGAGGATATCTCCGTGAATAGGATGACAGTTACTGACATATACCCCAGATaa